The DNA window GGCATCAAACGCTAACTTGGCTAAGTAAACGGTTGAAAATGGTGTGAGTTCTGATGGTTTGATCACGATGGCATTACCCGCAGCCAAAGCCGGAGCCGCTTTCCACATTGCCATACTTAACGGGAAATTCCATGGCGTTATCGCTCCGACAACACCATAAGGTTCGCGAATGACCATACCTAAATGATTGGATTGAGTCGCACCGATGTAGCCACCATGTTTATCAGCAAGCTCAGCGAAGAAGCGTGCGGTATCAATAATATAAGGGATGTCCCATGCCAATACTTCATGCAATGGTCGGCTTGATCCTATCGCTTCAAGCCTAGCTAAATAGGTTTGATTCTGTTCGATAAGTGTCGCCCATTGATAAAGCACTTTGGCTCTTTCGCGTGGAGCTCGAGTTGCCCAATCGGAATTTCTTTGCGCAGCATAAGATGCTTCTACTATCAGATTGACCATCTCTTTCGTTGCAATAGGCATTTTTGCATAGACCGCGCCTGTTGATGGGCAAATCACATCCATATAAACATCATGATCACCCGTTTGGCACTCACCATGGTAGAAGTGTCCTTTGGGGATGGGAGTGTTTTCTAAATATTGTTCTTCCATGAATAGTCCTTATTAGGTGCTTAAATCTATTGAATTCTTTGATGCGCAAAGCCCACCGAATAAAAGGAGAACGGCCATAAATTCTGCGCCCCAAAGAGAATTCGTATTGAAGGTACTTCATGCTATTCATAGTAAATAAATTAGGTCAGCAGGTGCTGCCGAGCTTATAGGGACAGACAGCATCTCGAGTTAAAGGCCGAACTATTTCGGCATTATTTGCCGAAATAGCAGTGACATCTTGCATTTGGACTAGGTAATGTCATAACGTGCTTCTCTGTGTTTAATCGACAAAATTACAATGAAACAAGGATCTAGCGCATGAATAACATCGTTGACAAATTGGCGATTAGCCAGCGAGCAATGCTCGCAGAGGATCTTGAGAAAGCCCATGCGTTGACACAAGCGTTGCGCTGGCCCCATCGTCGTGAAGACTGGACGACGATGCAGAACTTGGCCGAAACCATCGTATTGGAACACGAAGGGGAGTTGATCGGAACCGCATGTACCGTGCTACAGGGTAACTTTGCCAGTATTGGACTGATCATCATCGCTGATGAATTTCAGGGACTCGGACTTGGCCGACAGTTGATGACAGCCATCATGAATAAAGCAGGTAAACGAAACCTATTTTTGAGTGCAACGGTTGCCGGCAAGCCACTTTACGAGAAATTGGGTTTCCAAGAATATGGTCGAGCCAAGCAGTTCCAAGGTAATGTCATTCAATCCCCCAACATGCAGACTCAAGCCTTCACTGGATTACGCCCGGCTTTAACCAGCGACAAAGATGCCTTGATCGAGCTGATGAATCAACCGCAAGGCATGAACCGTGATGCGGTAGGTGAGGCAATCTTCAATATTGCCGAACATGTCATGGTGTTGGAAACAGAGAACCAAGTGTCAGGTTTTGCTTGTATTCGCCCATTTGGTCGAGGTTATGCAATTGGTCCAGTGGTGGCACAAAATCAGACTGATGCCACATTATTGATTGAATCACTGCTGGCACAATACTTAGGAAAATTTGTTCGTATCGATACACCAACTCGTTATGGCCTTGAACCGATGCTCATCAATTGGGGGTTAGAGCAAGTAGATGATGTTTCTCTGATGGCAATCGGTCAACCACCGGTTAGCACTGCAGCTCCATTTACTTATAGCTTCGTTACTCAGGCGATCGGTTAACGTTTTCGGCATTAAACAAGGGAATGAGGATAATGAAAACCATAAAAATTGCGGTGATTCCAGGTGACGGAATTGGTAAAGA is part of the Vibrio porteresiae DSM 19223 genome and encodes:
- a CDS encoding GNAT family N-acetyltransferase, translating into MNNIVDKLAISQRAMLAEDLEKAHALTQALRWPHRREDWTTMQNLAETIVLEHEGELIGTACTVLQGNFASIGLIIIADEFQGLGLGRQLMTAIMNKAGKRNLFLSATVAGKPLYEKLGFQEYGRAKQFQGNVIQSPNMQTQAFTGLRPALTSDKDALIELMNQPQGMNRDAVGEAIFNIAEHVMVLETENQVSGFACIRPFGRGYAIGPVVAQNQTDATLLIESLLAQYLGKFVRIDTPTRYGLEPMLINWGLEQVDDVSLMAIGQPPVSTAAPFTYSFVTQAIG